The DNA segment GTATCTCCGCCAGAAGCCATGAAAGTAAACTGTCTCGAAGGAGAGGAAAGCTGTGCAAAAACCATTGAAATATCTCAATGTTGCATATCCGCTATAGACCATGAAAGCAAAATGTCAGAGATCATCAAGCTGTGTAagaaccatcacaacatctcaatGTCGCAATTTCCGTCAAATATCACAATGGCAATATGTCATACAGGAGAGAGAGAAGCTGTATAAGAACCATCATTGTACTTCAAGCCTTTTAAGAAGCCTGATCCCAAGCTAGGAGAAACTGCAGCCTCTGGAATGCCAACAGAGTGACTGCTATCTTGCAAGCCTTTGCTTGCCATTGCATTAGAATCAGATTTCTCACACAAAGTCTCAAGAGCAACATTCAAACCAACTGAGGTACGCTCTGTTATGAAGCTGTGAATTGCCCAAATCAAAGCAAAACACCAGTTAAGCACAGACCAGAAAGATATATTATCCAATAATGCTGAAACACTTGCCAGAATCCTAGATTACAGAAGCTTATAGAAGAATTTATCATACCTTGCTTCAAAGCTCTTCCCTTCAAATCCTATTAGTGAACATACACGACAAATAATCCACGATGGAATGTATGCATCCGTGATTTCAATGCTAGAGCATAGACCAGAGGATGAACCATGTAAGGATTCACCATCTTTAACTTTATATTCTTTTGGGGAAGAAGCAATCTGATCGATTCTTTTCATCTCCACACATCTTATCTGTGAAACAACATCAGTGCTTTAAGATGTGTGGTCATTTTTTACATCAAGAGGCaagaaataaaacaatttttTACAGGATTAACATTTCTACATGAGAGAATTTGCTCTACAGTATACTCAAGGGGAAGCAAGAAACATATGATAGTAAAGGATTCAaataaacataattcaaatatttctaGGTGCCAGCGCAGACAAACACAATTGAATATATGATAGTAAAGGAATCAAGAATAGACCAAACATGAAAGACAACAAATTTTGACTTAACTACCAAATAATGCGAACTTGGCAATAGAAGGCAGAATTAGACACAACAGAATTGGTGAGTTGAATCAGAAAAAATGAGGAcctattgaataataaaaattagAGTAGACATCAGTAATACCCACCTCTGGAGCAGAAAGAGCAGCATTCTGAAATGGAACAGGTGAATACAATACAGGAACATCCACACCAGACAAAAAGGTCAAGGAATATCTAAATACAACCAAAAGGGAAACATGGTCATTCAAATATATGAAATAAGTGTGCAATCAGAAATATACAGCTACAGTCAAACAAAATAATCTTTTAGTTCAAACTTTAAATGTGTTCCTACctgtaatttaataaaaaatcataCAATGCGTGCACATTTTTATTTCCACAAAAGGCCAGCAGAGATTGTGGGCTATTGTCAACATCAGACAAGGAGGTCAGACGTCGAGTCTGCATTATATGGAAAACAGcaagaaattgtaaaattgaaagAATAAAATGAAAACCAAATGGTAAAGGTTCTTGACAAGGATAGTTTATATAGAAATTTGAAGCTCAGTAATATGATGTCGTAAGTGGAGGGTTAGTACATGATCATGATTACACCAAATGTTGGAATTAACTTAATTTTGAGTGTATTTTCTTGGCAGCAAAATATTTATCCTATCCTACATGGTTACCTCCGGGAATAACATGTTTTCGACCAGAaccattaatcaattaattaactcaaaaaaattgTTGATTAGGTCATTTTCAGAATAGAAATTTCAAAGACTATGGTTCACCCAACTATACTTAAGGTCAACCAAATCACAAGAAAAGCAAATATGAAAAATAACAACAAACCTGGCCCAaattttgcttctcaatttcTGAAAGCTCAACTAGATCTTCAGTGCTTGCTAGCTCTACCTTAGAATGGCAAAGTGGCATAGAGAAGCAAACATCCTAAGTCAACCAATAGAAAGCATCAGATATTATTGAATTTCCATAAAGTGGCAGAAAATGCAAGCAATGCAACATGTAGAGGACCAAAAATACATCATTTATAAGAAAAATACATCTGCAAGACAATTTCTTGATTTTAAGACCTAAGCTTTTGAGAACTATTAAATACATAACCAAAAAGGAAATCATTCAAGCTCAAGTCTTTGAAACTTCAGTTCTGGTCATTCATCCTTCCTAAGGAGTATCTTACACAAAACCTTGAAGACATTGAATGGACTAGCTCTAACACATGTTAAACACCAACTTACAGCCAGATGACCCAAAGGGCCTCAAAGGAACAATTAATATCTAGTCGCATGGAGGAAGCCAACCCTGAAAAATAAGGCTCTAGTTTAAACTGTGTCACTAAACCTAAACACATAGCAAAACCATCCTCAAAGAATCAGATCATCTTCCCCTAAGCAATCAGCTCCTCAGGAATCAAATGCTTAGGTCTGTTTGAAAAAGGCAACCAACTTGAAACCTCTTCTATTTCTTCATTTCAAAGTCAAACAATTTCTATCTTTATTCTTGAAGCATTGACAAAGAAGCAACAACAGATCTTGTATTTCTAAGTAATGGGAAGATTTCCAGCTGCAGTACCATTTTCAAAGTTTCCATTGTATACAGTAGCATTAACTGAACAAAATTTTATGAATGCATGCATAATAATCATTTACGTTAAAGTAATCAATTTCACATTAAAACaaaaaagaacagaaacttcaaaGCAAAATTATATGGATTAAAAATCTATACTGAATGTTCATATGTGAGAACAAGAAGAAATTGGATATATGAATAGCTAATTCTTACATGCTCTCTCAACAATGACCTCAGACCTCTTGTTGACTGGGACATGTAAGCATTGCATAAGTTTTTGGTTCTTCCTGAGCCACTACCACTGATGAACATCACCACAAAATGTGACGTACACACTACAAATTTCATGAAAACACCACGTTAGTACATGGTTCATAAAATAAAGGATGTTGATTTTCTGAAGAGACAGGAGGAAGTACGAGATCCCACAAGCCCTTGCACAATCCATATGTTGTCACATAACAAATAAACAAGCATATAGCAGACAAAGAAAGGAGGTGAGAGATGCACAGTTAAGGTAAGAAGACATGATATCCattaattctaaaaaataaaCACATGCCTCAATGCTATAAATGGTTAGATTAGCTAATGTAGCTATCTTACTTTGCACATGTTTGTTAACTCATAAGTAGAACCATAATTTAGTGCGGgactaaaatttataaataattgaaGAAGAATAAACAAAGGAGATTACCATAAAAGATATTGCAAATGTCCTTTCGAAGCATGTAATAAAGACTCCGAAATGAATCCTCCCATCCCATTTGCCGTTTTCTTAAAAAGTCTATTTCCACTGCATGAAAAGCAGATACTtacaaccaaaaaaaaaagaagagagagagagagagcagggaatagataattattttttaattccaCGAACCTCCATCTGCTGCTTGTGAACTCAACACCGATATGACGGAAGGTGGCAATGTAGACTGAGGATAAATCCATGAATGTAATGCTTTGGAACTAAGAATTTGGGAAGTCAATTCTTGCCCTAAGCTACTACCATCTTTGGAACAACCAAACTGCGAAGTTAATTGTGGCATTCCATTGTAGACGCTACACATAATTGACCTATGAATCCTACAAATTGCAAAACAAGATATTAAACTAAAAACAATAACAACAAGCAAAATGAAAGTCACTAAGAAAGTAATGCACTTGTGAATATGGATCACATACAGGTAATTAAAAGGTCATCaagaaattacaaaaaaaaaaggcACTAAAAAAGGCAATTTAAACACTTGTGAATAAGGAATTTATATCATACATTCAGGTAATTAAAAAGGTCAtcaagaaatgagaaaaaaaagcaCTTTTTTTTATCATTTCTGCACATGGAACATACCCAGCAAAGCAtttacaagtacaaaataaatgtaGACATCACACATGGAAAATGCATACAGTTGACACTATTATTTGTTTACACTACAAATTCTAGACATCACATGTAGAAAATGTATACAGTTGACACTATTATTTGTTTCCACCACAAATTCTCTTGCACTTCATAGTTAATCCTCTTTCCAGTGATGTTCTGTAATAAGTAATATATGACTATCCAGAACAATATTATGCCTAAAATTGCAGAAGTTATAAAAGTGACAAAAGAAGATGTGCTATGCAATGCAACAGACATCCTCAAGTATTGTATGCATGCTCAGTTTCAAGAAGAGCACATCAATTCAGTTAGACAGTTCCAATGTGAAAACCTCCACTGCACCACTCAAAATCATTAATGTAATCAACATTAAAAGTAAAGCTTGGCTAGGGGGAAGTACAAGGCTTGAAGTATATTGAATAGCATGAATAATGTCACCTATGATTTAATAAAAATGCATCTCCAAATAGAGGGAGAAAAAGTAATTTGTCTACATAAGCTATTAGAATAAGTTAATAATTCATGGAATTCTGTGTCACACATAAAGTAAACTACTCATTTTTGTTTTACAAAATTATTCTCCCCATATTATCCTTCAAGACTTATTGGAGAGAAAAGATGACAATATTACCATTATTGAACAACaacaactaagccttaatcccaaacAAGCTAGGGTAGGCTACATGGATCCTTTTTCACCATTAaactctgttagacaccaaatccACATCAATATCCAAAGCTTGTAAATCAATTACCATTCTTGAAGccaaaaaaaaatttacttaaaCTATCCTATATCATATCATATATGTTAGGCTTACAGGCGCCAGTTACAAATACATTTAGCAGCATAAAAAGGTAATGACTAGAAAATTACTACACAAAGGTGAGTTTCTAACAATCACATAAAAAAGATCAACTAAACATGGAAATTAACTAAATTTTAAAGTTAATCTCATCTCAAAATGCAGGCACCAGAACAAATTAATAAGGGAAATAATAGCTTCATATATAATGACACTCACCAATTCACGGAGCAAGAGGACACCAACCGCATTTTTGTTTTCAAAGTAAAATCAAGAGGAGCCTTTTGGCCTGGAATAAAGCATTCAGAGACGAAATTGCTTGAATGAATTGAAGTATGATTGCCAAACTTTTCGCAAGAGTCAGCATTTAAAACAGAACTGGTGGGAGGTTCATGGGCAACTAGTCCTTTTAATGCTTTATCCTAAGAAAATAGGTGATTGCTTATTCAGTACATGCATAAAACTAAAGTAATTACAAAGAACAACTAATAACAAATTATACCATATCAACAAGAGCCATTCCAGATGATTTTTCACCATTTGATGAAAGCTCAGTAACACTTCGGAATATATTTTGGCTGCACCTTTCTATTGTTTGACGAGCTTGCACCTTACCTTCTTTGGAAACTATAGAGCATGCAGAAGAATTTTCGGGACTGCAAGGAAATAGTAGAACAGTATAGTGAAAAAAAGAAGAGTACTAGTTCCAAATTACAATGTGCTAGAACTCATACCATGAGAGTTGTCTCTTGGCTTTCAAATTTGAAAGCATAGAGATATTCTTCATGCCGTTTGTTTGCTCAGTTGATATGTTTTCCTGTTTGAAGTTGgaagtattaaaaataaatcGATTGAATAATGACCTCACTGCATTCACATTCAGAAAATCAGAATCCTTAAATGGGAAATATAACAACCTTTGCATTTTCCTTTACAGAAAGCATCCTGAGCCTGGATTTTTTGACAGGATATACTTCATCCATACGGGTGTCAATGTATCTTGGATTCCTTGATAGATCTGGTTTCTTAAGCCCATTATCACTAGTGTTACTGGGCCATTACAAAGAATGTGTCAGACCACTGTGCACTAAAAAAGAAAGTAAGAAGGGTAAAATGGATTAGTAATTCATGTAACTCACTTCATTAAACCAGACAATGGAGCTGGTGACTCATCTACAATCTCTACAACATTTGTCCTCTTCAATTGTTCTCCCTGCATGCCAACGAGTAGAATGAAACCATGGGGCTTTTCATTATTAAAAGTCATCTTGGATCTGAAAAGATTCTAGAAATAAAATTTTGaactgaataaatttaatgactgTTCCTTGTGAGCATTAAGCTGATTCATAGGACTTTTCAGTTCCTATGACATTATTATAAATGCTCCAATGATTTATGAATTTGTAATCGTGTCTAGTCTAACAAGGAGAAAAAATTTCTATGGTTGTACCATCACTGATGGATAAAGCACAATCTactttaaactttttttttcacTAGTATGTGTATTTTTGCAATAACTTTTGTATAGATCTCCAAGGTATTGCAACTCAAAAATGTTCAAACACTTCCAAATTAAGCTTAAGTCAGCATGCAAAACATATTCAGAGGAATTTCTTAAAAAATGAGAAATTGAAGCAAGAGCATACAGCTGAGTAGAATTTACTTTCCAAGCACAAGCACAACAGTTTCTAtctatttgatcttttcctatacAGTACCAACAACAAGTGAAGCTAACTGGTAAGGCATATAATTCATACTCAAGAATGAAGGACAATGGTGCAGTCTTCATAATAGGTCTTGAGCATGAAGCGAGCACCAATTTACAATGTACCATCAATAGCACCCTCAATAAAAGTAACTCGTGGTGATAAAGCCAATATTGATAAAGATCACCATTTAAAAAAATGCCAAAGCTAAGCATCCAACTCTATTTTTGTTGATATGATAGAGCACAGAGGAGTCCCAGGCTATCTATATAGCAACTGCAGTTCCAATTATAGAACAAAAAATGAAATGGAAGAGATCATGAGTGCAAAACTTACTCTCAGTTCTGATGGGGTCTTCCTTTTGACCATTGGAGCAACCTTTAAAGCAGGCCCACCAATTTGAAGAGAATTGGAACCAGGTGTAGCAACTTTTGCCATATAGTTCTCCCAGATGCTATACCAGTCTGTctccttcacaaatcaactcaccacctACAATTGCTCCAAGCATTGACAGTAAGCCACAACGATattaataaatagtaatttcCTTTAGAACCACAACTCAAAGAAAAACTTCTTACAGTAACTGCCATGTTATACTCCAAAAATGGGCAACAATTAAAATCATCTAGCCATTGGGTttttaaaattaatgtaaagaGCACTCGCCTTCAAGGTATGAGATAGAGAGAAACCACCAACAGCATTTCTGTGTCATAAAACTGAATTTATTGTCCAATTCTCAAGCAATGCGCTGTACTTAAATCAAGagtgaaaaacaaaagaaaagatatttaaaaaaaggaaataaacTTTCTATTCTCTGAGAACCATTAGCTACACACATTATGCATCCACTAGATTGAGTAATCAAAACTCTCATTCCCACTAAGAACTATAGAAAATGATCGGTAATAAACGCATCCACTTACATACGAGataattgattaatttttatCATCGAACACGATACGAATAGCATAAAGCACATAGAAAGACTGGCATATTGGGTAAAAACTAACAGAGAACATACAGTAATCAAATTGAATCACAATCAAACATTAGAGAAACATCTGTTACCTCAGTGAAAAAAATTTCCTGAAAACAGAATCGAAATGCACCGAGGAAAACCCCTAGAAGATGGTGCCAAATCTAGGGTTTTCCCACGATTTGCCCTGGATTAAGAGCTCAGAGCAAATCACTTCACAGCAAAGGAGCAAACTAGcaagcgagagagagagagagagcggagAAGTTGCGGTAAAGTAAGTGACTTCAAGTTTCGTTTGAAGCATTTCGCACTTTGATTTCCCTCCTGTCACTGACGGCGTTGGCGTTTGGCGTTAACGGTCAGTGCCTAGAAGTACGCGGCCGTTAAGTAGTAGCTTCTGAACTCTTCGAATAAGTGGTCGCAATTAAATTGTGACACGTAGGAAAAAAGTCAAGAGGTTGCAGAAGAAGAAAATACAGCAAAACTAAACCCCTCAGATTTTCTTTCCAAGATGTTAAAAAAACAAGCCCTAATATTATGATGAGTATAGCTATCAAAACGTTGAAGTAAATAgcataaatttttcttttttttaaagatGCCCAATACAggtaagaaaattttttaaaaaatattaatgatgAGTATTAGAGTGTTATCTTAATTAAAGATATGGATGAAAAAAAGTGTATTTATAAACATGTAAATGGATAATTTTATCTCTGTTAAGGCATAAATATATTCGCGTCTTTCTAACATTTGTGTATAAAAAAcagttagttgaatgattatttgCTACGATTTTTTTTATCTGATTTATATAACATTATAAAAGGACAATACCTTAAAACTGAATATAAATCAGCATattattatgtttatcaaataaAGGGCTTCCCTccgtaaatattttataaaattattaaatttttaaaatataaattattaatacaaataattttttatttaaatattaattaaaatatataaaaattaaataattttagatatttttaaatgataataataatgagtttaaataattaaacataaatttaaatctAATTGAAATTTAGGAGGTGAATTTTACAAGTACCCAATTTTTTGGGGTAAATTTCATTGGTGGTCACTAAACTTATATAGTATTTACAGTAAGGTCTTAAAAGtcattgaatttcaatttttaccACAAAAAAATAACTTTGGCTAATTTCTGTTAATAGCTCCGATAATATGATAACGTGGCTAACCAACATggcatttgattaaaaaaaaaaagaaaaaaactacTCTCTCCTATGTTATCTATCCTACATGAAGAAGTcaaatctctctctttttttttatatttaaacaaaTATTTACCATTCTGTCTCCGTCGATTTAAAACATTTGAACTTCTCTCTACTTTTCTCACTTTCCTTCTCTATTCAAAGTAAAAGAAAGCTTGTATAATTTTCTGCTGACAAAGGGAAACGATGGAGCAAAGTGAATACGACGTGATCATTCGGAGATGTATTTGCAACATGCAAGCTAATCTGCGCTCTTCTTGGACTAGTGATAACCTTGGTAGGCATTTTCATGGCTGTAAAAATTATAGGGTAAGTTATGAAAATATGCATAGTGTCTGATCTTTTGAGTTTTCAAGCGAAATTGCGGCTTAGTGTGCTAATAGGTATTTGTAGACCTCAAAATATTGTGAGCATTTCTAGTGGTATAATGATCCTTTCCACCTAGAGCAACTCACGTGATTTCAGGATTACTGAAGAGGATTGACAGACAAGATCGTAAAACGGAAGCTGTAAGAGGCAAAGAGAGAAAGTAGATGTACATTGCATTATTTTTTGGTTAATATCTGTTGTTGGATAAAGTTTTCTGGGGTTGAATAGGGCTTATAATGGGTAAAATGGAAATGATAacttgttttaaattttcattatttttgagATGGCTAGGTTATTAGTAAAGTAAAAACTACAAATACAGCTAGTAGTAGCTTGCAATAAGGAAAGTTCTTTTGTATGGGTTGTTTATGTAAAATGGAAACTACAAGTTTTAATGAATATCTACCTACTTTTAATGGAAAACCAATTGTTGTTTGTATTTATTAGTTTTATTGTTGTTTAGTTGATGAATTGTAAGTAATGGATTGAGAATTGATATATAATCAAACAAATAAATATCATTTATACAACATGTAAAAGTATAGTTCAATAATGAAGAATTCCAAATCAAAATATTTCCATTGACTATCATAACATATAAGCTATTTATATAATGCTTATGAGTTGAAACAAAATATGCTTCATCCTGTTTTACATGCGAAGCATCATTCAATAATAAGCAATTGACCTTAAACCAAAAAAGAAGCAAAAGGATCCCAGCCTACTATCCAAAATAACCATCCCATCTATAAGCTATCAACATAACCTTAGCAATAcaatccaagtcatttatacaaagtaAATAGAttgtcaaaatatcaaaatatacaACTTTTGTCATCAGAAATATTTATTTCCAAGGCTTCTTTGCTCGCTGGTTTGGTTTGTTCTTGTTCTTCTGTACTGCAACAGTTGATCTAGTGTTGGGTTTGCTCTTTGCAATAACATGCCTCTTGGTTTGAATCCTTGATGCATTTGTGCACTGCCTACTGAAACTTGTGACATTGCTTTGTTATGACTGTAAACAATATAGTGAGTGTAAGTATACTCATTTAAGCTTTGCAAGGCAATTGataaaacaaaattttgaaaCATTACCAATATATTTGAGGTAAAAACTTATGACtcatgtaaagtttcttcaataAGTCTTATTGGTCTAGGAGGTATTTGAGTTGAACCCTGTTTCAAGTAAACAAAAGCAAttaatactaaaaaaattatttgcatTATATAGGATACATTAGTAAAATTTTACTCTTACATTCATCATCCATTGGACTGTGTATAGAGGGTTTAAATGGGATGATGAGGTAATTCCAATTGCAGATGAAAGTTGACTACTTCCACAGCCCTAAAAAATgcaaacaaaaaaaatatatttcaattatatatatatatatatatatatatatatatataatgaaattgCTTTACTTGTAAACATGGAAGAACATGAAATAAATGTTACACTCACTTTAGTTGAGGTAGGTCCAGTAgtttttcccttttttctttgctactttttttaattaaatggaGCTGCACTAAAATGAGAATTAGTAGGAGATGCATCAGTGGGATTTGTGTCATGGAACCTCTTATTGTGACCTATGACTCCACATATCTTGCAACTCATGGatactcttcctttcttacttagcTTCCCTTCAGCTGCTGCCCTTTCTAATTCTTTAGGCTCTTTCCTCCTAACTTTTTGCTTTCTACCTCTCTTTTGCTGAATTGGGCTATTGGGAATGATGATGTTGTTTAAAGAGGTTTTTGGCCATAATTCACGACCATTGATAGGATTAATGACATGTCCATATACCTTAAATAAGTCCTTATTGAATAGCATTCATTGACATAAGTCTCAAGGGATTGATTGTTACTAAAAAACACAACACATGCATGGGCACATGGAATGCCATTCAAATCCCACCTCCTACACGTGCATGTTCTTCTAACCACATTAACAACAAATTGATACCCTGCCCCAAATACTTGAACCTCAGGACCCCCTGAATACTATGGGATAAATATAACAAAAAGCTCTTTCAtctcattcaattttttttttgtattttagaACAAATTGCACTAGGAACTTTCTCCATCATCTCCCTTTTCTTAAAAAGACTACTCATCAACTTTGTACTTATCATCTCCAGCTTGGTTATGATTACTTTATCCCTAGTATCCAATATATATCTACTGAAACATTCACACAAGTTATtggtaatgtaacacccctcactccactacagtgtagctgagcaaggcgtgctacattcggtgtcggagcaccctaccttaacttactttattcctttaatcattttcaagttattatcttttaatatcaattattttttgacaaAGAAGCTAactgagtttcccctattttattaacgtttgacgtgtttcacaattcacctgtttgaaaatttcaataatattttaaaataaaaatcttatcATTTCatacatcatctatatatttcaattccgtattcaaatctatGCAATTttattcatatccaattggctacattcccattcatgctcaaatcatatatgaaaaatttcaatcttcattaatttacatgatatacagtttaatcacatatgaattaaccaatttattaatttacatcacatacctattaattacattttcataatttatattacaaaactataactaagcattttatacattatacaaattatgacctatatgggccctatctacatacattgctgaggaggtgacaaccttgaatatttcagacacttctgcagatcagaactccaaaatctctgtttaatatttgctgggctttatcttcagtacctgcgcgaggaaacaaatccatcgcgccaagtattgctgcttagtggtgcaataatataatgagaaaataatatacaaactaCAAATGGAAACAAACATGGTTCaaataatttagatctaattatactttaataaggtttctaaaatttaatatccctTTTTTTTTCCCTAATTTAGTCATCTTtagaggtgcttagttcataaggttacagtaagaatatacaatatactaatattctaatagcattattcttaacttaatattattatgaaatgtacatttgtaacatttatttaaattatatttctattattaatctttttgtatcatttaattcaatatCTTCCaggttatcttaaattatttcataataattaaagttcccagtgcattcaataatagataacttcttttttttaatcatcagtccaattcatttcaactttttctagcattttattaatcgttttttttaatgattttgagcctcattttattgtaatcattcttgttctttatcttgatatttaattttcttatttcctttaataatcaattcaattacatttatacttttcaatgcccaagtaacctatacaaaatgaccggactggataaacgggtaaactagcactaggtattaggaacctcgggccgtcacaccatcggtcacaatgtgtcttccggtgtgcagacagaatggctaataagccataaaagtaataaggcataaagccaagtataacatcataatcagtatagccataggctatcatatcacagaatggcatgaagccatacacagtactgctatcagaaccctattggcatgccaacctatccaaaccaatcacactaggcctactagggcatttaacacttttaatttatgtaattatttgaaattgaacttttatggctactattcatttcataagtcaactaaa comes from the Hevea brasiliensis isolate MT/VB/25A 57/8 chromosome 5, ASM3005281v1, whole genome shotgun sequence genome and includes:
- the LOC110642992 gene encoding uncharacterized protein LOC110642992 gives rise to the protein MAKVATPGSNSLQIGGPALKVAPMVKRKTPSELRGEQLKRTNVVEIVDESPAPLSGLMNNTSDNGLKKPDLSRNPRYIDTRMDEVYPVKKSRLRMLSVKENAKENISTEQTNGMKNISMLSNLKAKRQLSCPENSSACSIVSKEGKVQARQTIERCSQNIFRSVTELSSNGEKSSGMALVDMDKALKGLVAHEPPTSSVLNADSCEKFGNHTSIHSSNFVSECFIPGQKAPLDFTLKTKMRLVSSCSVNWIHRSIMCSVYNGMPQLTSQFGCSKDGSSLGQELTSQILSSKALHSWIYPQSTLPPSVISVLSSQAADGVEIDFLRKRQMGWEDSFRSLYYMLRKDICNIFYVCTSHFVVMFISGSGSGRTKNLCNAYMSQSTRGLRSLLREHDVCFSMPLCHSKVELASTEDLVELSEIEKQNLGQTRRLTSLSDVDNSPQSLLAFCGNKNVHALYDFLLNYRYSLTFLSGVDVPVLYSPVPFQNAALSAPEIRCVEMKRIDQIASSPKEYKVKDGESLHGSSSGLCSSIEITDAYIPSWIICRVCSLIGFEGKSFEASFITERTSVGLNVALETLCEKSDSNAMASKGLQDSSHSVGIPEAAVSPSLGSGFLKGLKYNDGSYTASLSPV